In Drosophila subpulchrella strain 33 F10 #4 breed RU33 chromosome X, RU_Dsub_v1.1 Primary Assembly, whole genome shotgun sequence, the DNA window GCCGCCGCCAGCAGCTAGCCTTTGTCCTCGTTTCGCACGCCCGGATCTACCCCTTAATATTATATGGGCATCTGGGAATGGATTGAATGATGACGACCGACGACTGGCGGGGCCCACGACAATGACTGAGAAACCGCGTGCATCCTGCTCCATCCTTCAACTTCTCTCCTCGGGGCGACGCATCACtccccaccaccaccaccaccagcccGCGATTCACTTGTGTTCGGATCGAGCTCCGGTCCCCAACCGCGACTATATGGTGGCAGCATGTAACTGGTTGGGCGGACTAAATGAACTTGGCACAAGACAAATCAGGATAAATCAACCAACAGCTGCAAAAATAACTCTAACaagaaacacaaaaactaaaacataatttataattAGCAAAgcgaaaattaaaaacaaaagtaaaCTTAAATAAGCATGAAGCAAGTCGGAGGAAAAAGCCACGGAAAAAGCCACAAACACAGAAATACACCAAACAAGATAACTACAAATGGAGAATACAGCCGAGAAAAACCTATCAAGATCAAGAAGCAATATGGATAAAGCCTCGTAACGAATCGAAACGAAAGAaaggaaacaaaaacaagttaaaagaataacaaaacaaaataaacaaacaaaataggatcaacaacaccagcaacaacaccaacaaaaaaaaaagcaagtCAACATAGTATACTCAACTGCAATAAAAAGCTAATTAAACtatatacaaattatatataaataaatatatataaatagaGTATATGAAAGATTGTATATTTACAACAACCCAACATAATTATGAATGAGAATCATAATGATAAAATGATTACGATGACAACCAAAATGCGAGTCAAGGCGAGCAGAAAGCACGCTTCTCGGGACGAGGAAATCGacaattttatatatatatatatattgtatatatataggtTGGGCATCCTACGACCCAACGCCGTTTAATGtttattttgatttgtttataCGTTTGATTACTGGCTTACGATCCTGCTAATTGGTATTTGTACGATTCTAATTTGTAGTTATTTACCGGCCACACCCAAAATtgcaatttaattattttatatacacCCAACTATTTTAACCTCCGATTGAAATTGCAGCAAGATTTGTTTtagtttaattattttgtatgcCCTACATTTACGTCTTACAAGTATATGaccatatatttttttattttatatgcaTATATAACTTATTTGGCAGAAGCGacaatttttttgttatttaagcGAAGCGAAAGCAGAAACGAGAGAGGAGCGCAGCAAAGAAGAACTAACACGTACATAAGCGAACTtttgagtttttttttaaatcttaactTGTCTAAAAACAAACCAACAAACAAATGAAATGGATCTGCTAATTATGCAGATTcgaaacaaaaaagaaagcaAACAACAGTTTAATAATGATAATGCTAATACCTATTGtagatatacatataaatatataataaatatattagcTAAGCgtcgaaaacaaaaaaaaccaacCGAAAAATAGAAACTTTTAttatgaattaattaaaaaatacaacaacaacaaatcaCACATGGTTATTTCATTCACGAAGGGGGCAATagtaattaatattttaacatGATGTAAGCAGCTGtttatacatttatatttggAGGGTTTTACGATTTCAGTGAGAAGTTTGCAGCGCAGCATCACCGGACGAGTAGAAACTTATCTTTCAAACTAAACTAGTCTCTCCCCCCGTTTTAAAAGCTATCGAGGTAAAACTggggaaaaataaaatcagaTTGTCTTTTACCCtgcgactatatcataaaattaatataagtaatacaaaaaatgataataaaatatttaagacaTTGTTTTTATTGGTCACCCTAAAATATCCGTGTTTGGGCTGCCATAATGCAAATAAAGGTCGGaatgaggaatgtcatacctcgctGAGCTCGTTgattaatttccaatccattggtATTCAAACCTAGAATTTTTTCAGTTTTGTCATTCCACTTGCATTGAAAcctgaaaaattttaattttgcccATTTTTCGCATAAAAtcatgatgtaaccccttataaaaattcaaaaattggtcaaaaaataaatttcctttAAAACAATTGGGATTCTTAGCTGAGGATGTTAGCTGCTCCAAACAGTaggtcttttagctgtactCATTGATTTGGCTGAACTACGAAAAAAAGAGTATCTTTTACCAAAATCtgtatacaaaaaaaaaaatgtacccCCTTATAAAAAGTGCAagaattggtcaaaaaataaattttccttaaagtgaTTGGGATCGCTAGAATAggtagcaagctgctcaagACAGTCGGTATTTTAGCTGTACTCCCTTGGTTTGGCTAAACATCGATTGAAAAACTGGtaataatttcaattttgaCATATTTAAATCTGAATCCCAGTTTCTCTCCTTAAAATATCAGTGTTTTGGTCGTCATAATGCATATATTTCACACCTCATTGGGCTcgttgttatacccgttacttgtagacTAAAAGGctgtactagattcgtcggaaattatgtaacaggcagaagcgttttcgaccctataaagtatatatattatagatCATTATAGATCAGGATCAAtagccgagttgatctagctatgtccgtctgttcgtatGTCCGTATGAACACTGAGATCTCGAATACTATAAGAGATAGAAAGTTTTAAATCCATTAGCCTTTTTCCTCTTTAAATTTTCATGTTAAGTGATCCTGGATACTAATGTCTTATGAGAACATTACCTTAAAAAGTGCTTTCGTGACCAGAAGTTAtaagaaaattattcaaataaacAGGATTCCAGTTATTACTTGAACGATGGAAAAGAACGATAAAAGTGTCCAGAACCCGCAAGAGTGCAGTTTCTATTGCTCCTCATGCATAAAGGTGAGTCTCTGAAATAGGGATAACAATTCAGTTTCCGGTTTGTGCATACATAATACTTAATTTGCAATGTGCAGCACCGAATGCAGCTTTTCGCCGAAGAAGTGGGTCGCTTGCGTCGGCAGAAGGATTATCCAGAAGTCATTCGCCTAGTTTCGTCCCGAACTGAGCCAATCTACAAACGACAGGATAACCATAAAGAGAGTCCGTGCCCGTGTCGAGATCCTGAGTGTCCGTCTAGTCTCTGTCAGCGAATCCTTCTTGGACTGGACTCGCCTTTGTGGAACCCGGAACGGGTTTTTGGTATACTGGCACATCAAAGGCCGGTAATAATAGAGCTCaactattttatttatcttCAAATGacgtttaaaaaatgttagaaaaacgcgaattcttagTTCTCTTTTATTTCACTGTCACTTACCACTAGTAAAtctcttgttttattttgtttaaggaATCAAATCCCAAGGACGTGATACAAAAATGTTCCAAAAAAACACAATGCGATTTGATTCCCGAGCTTCGACTTCAAGATTCAGAAAATGAAGAAGAGGAGGAAATAGAGTGTCAGATCTGCAAGACCATATCGCGTAGAATGTTTTTAGAAGCTCAAAATAGGACACCTCCAGCCCCAACTCCGCATAATTTTTATAAGCACGAAGACCTAAGGTATTATGAAGGCGCCCATTCTTTAAGAACTCCAACGAATAAACGTCCAGCTCCAACTCCTCGGTATATTTGCAAGCACGAAGACTTGAATCATTATGAAAGCGCCAAATCTTCAAGAACTCTAACAAATAAACCACCAATCCCAACTCCGCATGATAATAAGCGCGAAGACTTGCAGTATTATGAAAACGCCAAATCTTCAAGGACCTTAACAAATAAGCCACCAGTCCCAACTCCGCATTGTATTAATAAGCGCGAAGACTTAAATCATTATGAAAGCTTAAAATCTTCAAGGACTCTAACAAATAAACCACCAGTCCCAACTCAGCATGATAATAAGCGCGAGGACTTAAAGCATTATGAAAACGCCAAGTCTTCAAGGACCTTAACAAATAAGCCACCAGTCCCAACTCCGCATTGCATTAATAAGCGCGAAGACTTGAAGCATTATGAAGGAGCCAAACCTTTAAGGACTTTAACAAATAAACCACCAGTACCAGCTCCACATGATAATAAGCGAGAAGACTTAAAGCATTATGAAAACGCCAAATCTTCAAGGACCTTAACAAATAAACCACCAGTCCCAACTCCGCAAAATATGCGCGAAGATTTAACCCATTATGAAGGCGCCAAACCTTCAAGGACCTCAAAAAATAAACCACCAGTCCCAACTCCACATAATAATAAGCGCGAAGACTTAAAGCCTTATGAAGGCGCCAAACCTTCAAGGACCTCAAAAAATAAACCTACAGTCCCAACTCCGCAGAATATTTTAGAGAACGGTGACCAAAAGAATCGTGAAGACTTAGAAGATCGCGGCAAGCCGAGCACTAAGAGCTCAAAACTAAAGACTGG includes these proteins:
- the LOC119557027 gene encoding flocculation protein FLO11-like isoform X1 codes for the protein MEKNDKSVQNPQECSFYCSSCIKHRMQLFAEEVGRLRRQKDYPEVIRLVSSRTEPIYKRQDNHKESPCPCRDPECPSSLCQRILLGLDSPLWNPERVFGILAHQRPESNPKDVIQKCSKKTQCDLIPELRLQDSENEEEEEIECQICKTISRRMFLEAQNRTPPAPTPHNFYKHEDLRYYEGAHSLRTPTNKRPAPTPRYICKHEDLNHYESAKSSRTLTNKPPIPTPHDNKREDLQYYENAKSSRTLTNKPPVPTPHCINKREDLNHYESLKSSRTLTNKPPVPTQHDNKREDLKHYENAKSSRTLTNKPPVPTPHCINKREDLKHYEGAKPLRTLTNKPPVPAPHDNKREDLKHYENAKSSRTLTNKPPVPTPQNMREDLTHYEGAKPSRTSKNKPPVPTPHNNKREDLKPYEGAKPSRTSKNKPTVPTPQNILENGDQKNREDLEDRGKPSTKSSKLKTGLRSGEELKATVLLQIKEQEALEKIKLKSVAKKAESKPSGLPTVEKTIPKTTDRDVQKNKCDKPGKSMPKKPRPGKMDFRISAEDIARTTIYNPMTRRFQHLFLNVRERALTLMEELHKIPTQIDEIHRNAAAAKRK
- the LOC119557027 gene encoding alpha-amylase 4-like isoform X2 translates to MFLEAQNRTPPAPTPHNFYKHEDLRYYEGAHSLRTPTNKRPAPTPRYICKHEDLNHYESAKSSRTLTNKPPIPTPHDNKREDLQYYENAKSSRTLTNKPPVPTPHCINKREDLNHYESLKSSRTLTNKPPVPTQHDNKREDLKHYENAKSSRTLTNKPPVPTPHCINKREDLKHYEGAKPLRTLTNKPPVPAPHDNKREDLKHYENAKSSRTLTNKPPVPTPQNMREDLTHYEGAKPSRTSKNKPPVPTPHNNKREDLKPYEGAKPSRTSKNKPTVPTPQNILENGDQKNREDLEDRGKPSTKSSKLKTGLRSGEELKATVLLQIKEQEALEKIKLKSVAKKAESKPSGLPTVEKTIPKTTDRDVQKNKCDKPGKSMPKKPRPGKMDFRISAEDIARTTIYNPMTRRFQHLFLNVRERALTLMEELHKIPTQIDEIHRNAAAAKRK